From one Streptomyces chromofuscus genomic stretch:
- a CDS encoding lytic polysaccharide monooxygenase, which yields MARRRRLISLAAVLATLLAGLGLALIGQGSAQAHGVAMMPGSRTHLCYLDAKTSTGALDPTNPACEAALAESGATALYNWFAVLDSHAGGRGPGYVPDGKLCSAGDRSPYNFTGYNATRADWPRTHLTSGATMRVKYSNWAAHPGDFRVYLSKPGYSPSTELGWDDLELIQTVTNPPQSGSVGSDSGHYYWDLRLPSGRSGDAVMFIQWVRSDSQENFFSCSDVVFDGGNGEVTGIRGSNGTPTPTPTPTPTPTPTGPHTGCMAVYSVTNSWSGGFQGSVQVMNHTTAPLNGWAVRWQPGSGTRINQVWNGSLSTGSDGTVTVGNVDHNRTVAPDGSVTFGFTATSTGNDFPVGSIGCVNP from the coding sequence ATGGCTCGACGCAGACGACTCATCTCGCTGGCGGCCGTGCTGGCCACCCTCCTGGCCGGGCTCGGCCTGGCCCTGATCGGCCAGGGCAGCGCGCAGGCGCACGGTGTGGCGATGATGCCCGGATCGCGGACCCACCTCTGCTATCTGGACGCCAAGACCAGCACCGGCGCACTCGACCCGACGAACCCGGCGTGCGAGGCCGCCCTCGCCGAGAGCGGCGCGACCGCGCTGTACAACTGGTTCGCCGTGCTCGACTCCCACGCGGGCGGCCGGGGCCCCGGTTACGTGCCGGACGGCAAGCTGTGCAGCGCCGGCGACCGGTCCCCGTACAACTTCACCGGCTACAACGCCACCCGCGCCGACTGGCCGCGCACGCACCTGACCTCGGGTGCGACCATGCGGGTCAAGTACAGCAACTGGGCCGCGCACCCCGGCGACTTCCGGGTGTATCTGTCCAAGCCCGGCTACTCGCCCTCCACCGAGCTGGGCTGGGACGACCTGGAACTGATCCAGACGGTCACCAACCCGCCCCAGTCCGGCTCGGTGGGCAGCGACTCCGGTCACTACTACTGGGACCTGAGGCTGCCCTCCGGGCGCTCCGGTGACGCGGTGATGTTCATCCAGTGGGTGCGCTCGGACAGCCAGGAGAACTTCTTCTCCTGCTCCGACGTCGTCTTCGACGGCGGCAACGGCGAGGTGACCGGCATCCGCGGCTCGAACGGCACCCCGACGCCGACGCCGACACCGACGCCGACACCGACGCCCACCGGCCCGCACACCGGGTGCATGGCCGTCTACTCGGTGACGAACTCCTGGAGCGGCGGCTTCCAGGGCTCGGTGCAGGTGATGAACCACACCACGGCACCGCTGAACGGCTGGGCCGTGCGCTGGCAGCCGGGCTCCGGCACCAGGATCAACCAGGTCTGGAACGGCTCGCTGAGCACCGGCTCCGACGGCACGGTCACGGTCGGGAACGTCGACCACAACCGGACCGTCGCGCCGGACGGCAGCGTCACCTTCGGCTTCACCGCCACCTCGACCGGCAACGACTTCCCCGTCGGATCGATCGGCTGCGTCAACCCCTAG
- the gcl gene encoding glyoxylate carboligase, producing the protein MARMTAARAAVEILKREGVTDAFGVPGAAINPFYAALKASGGISHTLARHVEGASHMAEGYTRTHPGNIGVCIGTSGPAGTDMITGLYSATGDSVPILCITGQAPTAVIHKEDFQAVDIASIAKPVTKMAVTVLEAAQVPGVFQQAFHLMRSGRPGPVLVDLPIDVQLTEIEFDPETYEPLPVYKPAATRAQIEKAIGMLNASERPLIVAGGGIINADAADLLVEFAELTGTPVVPTLMGWGTVPDDHELNAGMVGLQTSHRYGNATFLESDFVLGIGNRWANRHTGRLDVYTAGRTFVHVDIEPTQIGKIFAPDYGIASDARAALKLFVEVARELKAAGRLPDRSAWAASAQEKKATLQRRTHFDDIPIKPQRVYEEMNKAFGPETRYVTTIGLSQIAGAQMLHVYRPRHWINCGQAGPLGWTVPAALGVAKADPEASVVALSGDYDFQFMIEELAVGAQHRIPYVHVLVNNSYLGLIRQAQRAFEIDFQVNLEFENLNSPELGVYGVDHVKVAEGLGCKAIRVTDPRELGAAFEQAKKLAAEFRVPVVVEAVLERITNISMSGTNDISNVVEFEEIATEPGHAPTSIRTLKV; encoded by the coding sequence ATGGCTCGTATGACCGCTGCCCGCGCGGCAGTCGAGATCCTCAAGCGCGAGGGCGTCACGGACGCCTTCGGCGTGCCGGGCGCGGCGATCAACCCGTTCTACGCGGCACTCAAGGCGTCCGGCGGCATCAGCCACACCCTCGCCCGCCATGTGGAGGGCGCCTCGCACATGGCCGAGGGCTACACCCGCACCCACCCCGGCAACATCGGGGTGTGCATCGGCACCTCCGGCCCGGCCGGCACCGACATGATCACCGGCCTGTACTCCGCGACCGGCGACTCCGTCCCGATCCTGTGCATCACCGGCCAGGCGCCGACCGCGGTGATCCACAAAGAGGACTTCCAGGCCGTCGACATCGCCTCCATCGCCAAGCCGGTGACGAAGATGGCGGTCACCGTGCTGGAGGCCGCGCAGGTCCCCGGCGTCTTCCAGCAGGCGTTCCACCTGATGCGCTCCGGCCGCCCCGGCCCCGTCCTCGTCGACCTGCCGATCGACGTCCAGCTCACCGAGATCGAGTTCGACCCGGAGACGTACGAGCCGCTGCCCGTCTACAAGCCGGCCGCCACCCGGGCCCAGATCGAGAAGGCGATCGGGATGCTGAACGCGTCCGAGCGCCCGCTGATCGTGGCCGGCGGCGGCATCATCAACGCGGACGCCGCCGACCTTCTGGTGGAGTTCGCCGAACTGACGGGCACTCCGGTCGTGCCGACCCTGATGGGCTGGGGCACCGTCCCCGACGACCACGAGCTGAACGCCGGCATGGTGGGCCTGCAGACCTCGCACCGCTACGGCAACGCGACCTTCCTGGAGTCCGACTTCGTCCTCGGTATCGGCAACCGCTGGGCCAACCGCCACACGGGCAGGCTCGACGTCTACACCGCCGGCCGCACGTTCGTCCACGTCGACATCGAGCCGACCCAGATCGGCAAGATCTTCGCACCCGACTACGGCATCGCCTCCGACGCCAGGGCCGCGCTGAAGCTGTTCGTCGAGGTGGCCCGCGAGCTGAAGGCGGCCGGCCGGCTGCCCGACCGCTCCGCGTGGGCCGCGTCGGCGCAGGAGAAGAAGGCGACGCTGCAGCGCCGTACGCACTTCGACGACATCCCGATCAAGCCGCAGCGCGTCTACGAGGAGATGAACAAGGCCTTCGGCCCGGAGACGCGGTACGTCACCACCATCGGCCTGTCGCAGATCGCCGGCGCCCAGATGCTGCACGTCTACCGGCCGCGGCACTGGATCAACTGCGGCCAGGCGGGCCCCCTGGGCTGGACCGTCCCGGCCGCGCTGGGCGTCGCCAAGGCCGACCCGGAGGCCTCCGTGGTCGCGCTCTCCGGCGACTACGACTTCCAGTTCATGATCGAGGAACTGGCCGTCGGCGCCCAGCACCGGATCCCCTACGTGCACGTCCTGGTGAACAACTCCTACCTGGGCCTGATCCGCCAGGCGCAGCGGGCGTTCGAGATCGACTTCCAGGTCAACCTGGAGTTCGAGAACCTCAACTCACCGGAGCTCGGCGTCTACGGCGTCGACCACGTCAAGGTCGCCGAGGGCCTCGGCTGCAAGGCGATCCGGGTGACCGACCCCCGCGAACTGGGCGCGGCCTTCGAGCAGGCCAAGAAGCTGGCCGCCGAGTTCCGGGTGCCGGTGGTGGTCGAGGCGGTCCTGGAGCGGATCACCAACATCTCCATGTCCGGCACCAACGACATCAGCAACGTGGTGGAGTTCGAGGAGATCGCGACGGAGCCCGGGCACGCGCCGACGTCGATCAGGACGCTGAAGGTCTGA
- a CDS encoding TIGR04222 domain-containing membrane protein, which translates to MTSDEATTGRPGPHEAGYLRGGPRAAVTVAVLGLHLRGLVEAGRPGTLRKAAAFPAPDHPLEKAVRVGLHRPAGPRELPGRAAVRLALARMRGDLTSAGLLRSGLPGPTRAGRRHLTALRARHPLPTGPDGLTDEEMLFAVALHGARALTALVPHFARASGLAGRGALADEGRFPFGRGTDLRRAYGAEEGHEPGDTASGGHHHYGGGGYGCGGGGGGGD; encoded by the coding sequence GTGACGAGCGACGAGGCGACGACGGGGCGGCCGGGGCCGCACGAAGCCGGTTATCTGCGGGGTGGCCCACGGGCCGCCGTCACCGTGGCCGTGCTGGGCCTGCATCTGCGGGGCCTGGTCGAGGCGGGGCGGCCCGGGACGCTGCGCAAGGCGGCCGCGTTCCCCGCACCCGACCACCCGCTGGAGAAGGCGGTACGCGTCGGTCTCCACCGGCCCGCCGGACCGCGGGAGTTGCCGGGCCGCGCGGCCGTTCGCCTCGCCCTCGCCCGGATGCGCGGGGACCTCACCTCGGCGGGGCTGCTGCGCTCGGGACTGCCCGGCCCGACCCGCGCGGGACGCCGGCACCTCACCGCCCTCCGGGCCCGCCATCCGCTCCCCACCGGTCCGGACGGCCTCACCGACGAGGAGATGCTGTTCGCCGTCGCGCTCCACGGCGCACGGGCCCTGACGGCGCTCGTACCCCACTTCGCCCGCGCCTCCGGGCTCGCCGGCCGCGGCGCCCTGGCGGACGAGGGACGCTTCCCGTTCGGCCGGGGCACCGACCTGCGCCGGGCCTACGGCGCCGAGGAAGGCCACGAGCCGGGCGACACCGCGTCGGGCGGCCATCACCACTACGGCGGCGGCGGATACGGCTGCGGCGGGGGCGGGGGCGGCGGCGACTGA
- a CDS encoding 2-hydroxy-3-oxopropionate reductase: MSHLPKIAWIGLGIMGSPMSENLLKAGYDVTGYTLEQEKLDRLAAAGGTAASSIAEAVRDADVIVTMVPASPQVEAVAYGPDGILENAKSGALLIDMSSITPQTSVDLAAAARDKGVRVLDAPVSGGEAGAVEAVLSIMVGGEQADFDQAKPVFEALGKTVVLCGPHGSGQTVKAANQLIVAVNIQACAEAVVFLEKSGVDLKAALDVLNGGLAGSTVLTRKKDNFLNRDFKPGFRIDLHHKDMGIVTDAARNVGAALPVGAVVAQLVASLRAQGDGGLDHSALLRAVERLSGAQV; encoded by the coding sequence ATGAGCCACCTCCCCAAGATCGCCTGGATCGGCCTCGGCATCATGGGCTCCCCCATGTCCGAGAACCTGCTCAAGGCGGGGTACGACGTCACCGGCTACACCCTGGAGCAGGAGAAGCTGGACCGGCTGGCCGCCGCCGGCGGCACCGCCGCCTCCTCGATCGCCGAGGCCGTCCGGGATGCCGACGTGATCGTCACGATGGTGCCGGCGTCGCCTCAGGTCGAGGCCGTCGCATACGGCCCGGACGGCATCCTGGAGAACGCGAAGTCCGGCGCGCTGCTGATCGACATGTCCTCGATCACCCCGCAGACCTCGGTCGACCTGGCCGCGGCCGCCCGCGACAAGGGCGTGCGGGTACTGGACGCGCCGGTGTCCGGCGGGGAGGCCGGCGCCGTCGAGGCCGTGCTGTCCATCATGGTCGGCGGCGAGCAGGCCGACTTCGACCAGGCGAAGCCGGTCTTCGAGGCGCTGGGCAAGACCGTCGTGCTGTGCGGTCCGCACGGCTCCGGCCAGACCGTGAAGGCCGCCAACCAACTGATCGTCGCCGTGAACATCCAGGCGTGCGCGGAGGCCGTGGTCTTCCTGGAGAAGTCCGGGGTGGACCTGAAGGCCGCCCTCGACGTCCTCAATGGCGGGCTGGCCGGCTCCACCGTGCTGACCCGCAAGAAGGACAACTTCCTGAACCGGGACTTCAAGCCCGGCTTCCGGATCGACCTGCACCACAAGGACATGGGCATCGTCACCGACGCGGCCCGCAACGTCGGCGCGGCGCTGCCGGTCGGCGCCGTGGTCGCCCAGCTCGTGGCCTCCCTGCGCGCGCAGGGCGACGGGGGCCTGGACCACTCGGCCCTGCTGCGGGCCGTGGAGCGCCTGTCCGGCGCCCAGGTCTGA
- a CDS encoding TIM barrel protein has protein sequence MGFADQRFNVNLSILFTELPLLERPAAAAAAGFTAVELWWPWVDSPTPEPSELDALRQAIKDAGVQLTGLNFYAGQLPGPDRGALSVPGEESERFLANIDVAAGFAASLGCKALNALYGNRVEGVDPAEQDALALANLVLAARAADRIDAVLLIEALNRPESPLYPLVSAPAAVGVVDEVNEATGLGNARFLMDLYHLSMNGEDLPTVIEQYAAKTGHVQIADNPGRGAPGTGSLPLEDLLDQLRKAGYDGWVGLEYKPGDRPSAEAFDWLSR, from the coding sequence ATGGGATTCGCAGACCAGCGCTTCAACGTCAACCTGTCGATCCTCTTCACTGAACTCCCGCTCCTGGAGCGCCCGGCCGCGGCGGCCGCGGCGGGCTTCACCGCGGTCGAGCTGTGGTGGCCCTGGGTCGACTCCCCCACCCCCGAGCCGTCCGAGCTCGACGCCCTGAGGCAGGCCATCAAGGACGCCGGCGTCCAGCTCACCGGGCTCAACTTCTACGCCGGGCAGCTCCCGGGCCCCGACCGCGGCGCCCTGTCGGTCCCCGGCGAGGAGTCGGAGCGGTTCCTCGCGAACATCGACGTGGCGGCCGGCTTCGCCGCCTCCCTCGGCTGCAAGGCGCTCAACGCGCTCTACGGCAACCGGGTCGAGGGCGTCGACCCGGCCGAGCAGGACGCTCTCGCGCTGGCGAACCTGGTCCTCGCGGCCCGCGCCGCCGACCGGATCGACGCGGTCCTGCTGATCGAGGCGCTCAACCGGCCCGAGTCGCCGCTGTACCCGCTGGTGTCGGCCCCGGCGGCGGTCGGCGTCGTCGACGAGGTCAACGAGGCGACCGGCCTCGGCAACGCGCGGTTCCTGATGGACCTCTACCACCTGTCGATGAACGGCGAGGACCTGCCGACGGTGATCGAGCAGTACGCGGCGAAGACCGGCCACGTCCAGATCGCCGACAACCCGGGCCGCGGCGCGCCCGGCACGGGCTCACTGCCCCTCGAAGACCTCCTCGACCAGCTCCGCAAGGCCGGTTACGACGGCTGGGTCGGCCTGGAGTACAAGCCGGGCGACCGCCCGAGCGCCGAGGCCTTCGACTGGCTGTCCCGCTGA
- a CDS encoding helix-turn-helix domain-containing protein, producing MTGNESFIAAVKPLVDAIGGTLIAPDEASADDVVLAWEGTDAVAVRLPQLADSLDHILAAMERKQGKPLSELDRKSKQEVVRILEARGAFSVRHGVETVASALGVSRFTVYNYLNREKEA from the coding sequence GTGACCGGCAACGAGTCCTTCATCGCCGCGGTGAAGCCACTGGTCGACGCCATCGGCGGCACGTTGATCGCGCCGGACGAGGCGAGCGCCGACGACGTCGTGCTGGCCTGGGAGGGCACCGACGCCGTCGCCGTACGGCTGCCGCAGCTCGCCGACTCCCTCGACCACATCCTCGCGGCCATGGAGCGCAAGCAGGGCAAGCCGCTGTCCGAGCTGGACCGCAAGTCCAAGCAGGAGGTGGTGCGCATACTGGAGGCGCGGGGCGCCTTCTCCGTGCGCCACGGCGTCGAGACCGTGGCGAGCGCGCTCGGCGTCAGCCGGTTCACGGTCTACAACTATCTGAACCGCGAGAAAGAGGCCTGA
- the uraD gene encoding 2-oxo-4-hydroxy-4-carboxy-5-ureidoimidazoline decarboxylase: MTSTSTPPGLARFNALQEQAAFTALHEACASTAWASRLLAARPYATPEDLYAASDAATADLTTEDLEEAMAGHPPIGRPKPGDPTSAREQRGMAGAPEDLEAQMLELNLAYQERFGHVFLICATGRTGEQMRDAVKERIGNSPEQEREIVRTELGKINRIRLARLVEED, from the coding sequence GTGACGTCCACTTCCACGCCGCCGGGCCTGGCCCGCTTCAACGCCCTTCAGGAGCAGGCGGCCTTCACGGCACTGCACGAGGCCTGTGCCTCCACCGCCTGGGCGAGCCGGCTGCTCGCCGCCCGCCCGTACGCCACGCCCGAGGACCTCTACGCCGCCAGTGACGCCGCCACGGCCGACCTGACCACCGAGGACCTCGAGGAGGCGATGGCCGGGCACCCGCCGATCGGCCGCCCCAAGCCGGGCGACCCGACCTCGGCCCGGGAACAGCGCGGCATGGCCGGCGCCCCCGAGGACCTCGAGGCGCAGATGCTGGAGCTGAACCTGGCCTACCAGGAGAGGTTCGGCCATGTCTTCCTGATCTGCGCCACCGGCCGCACCGGCGAGCAGATGCGCGACGCGGTCAAGGAGCGGATCGGGAACTCGCCGGAGCAGGAGCGGGAGATCGTCCGCACCGAGCTGGGCAAGATCAACCGTATCCGGCTCGCCCGACTCGTCGAAGAGGACTGA